CCTTGTCGCCGTCCCGGTCCGCGGCCCGGTCCTTGCGGACGGCCTGGCGCTGCTCGGAGCGGTACCACTGGAACACCAGGGCGATCAGCACCAGCACCGACGGGATCTCGCTGAAGGCCCAGGCGATGCCGCCCGCCGCGTTCTGGTCGGAGAGCGCGCTGATCCCGAGTGAGGCCGGGGGATCGGCGTACGCCCGCACCATCGGCTCGGAGGCCATCATCAGCGCGATACCGAAGAACGCGTGGAAGGGCATGCCCGCGAAGAGCTCCAGCATCCGCATCACATAGCCGGGGCGGTGCGGGCCCGGGTCCACGCCCATGATCGGCCAGAAGAAGATCAGTCCGACGGCGAGGAAGTGCACCATCATCGCGATGTGGCCGGCCCTGGACCCCATGAGGAAGTCGAAGAGCGGGGTGAAGTACAGGCCGTAGAGGCTCGCGATGAACATCGGGATCGTGAACGCGGGGTGCGTGACGATCTTCATGTAGCGGCTGTGCAGCAGGGCCAGCAGCAGCTCGCGCGGTCCCTTGCGGCCGCGGCCCGCCGGCGGCAGCGCGCGCAGCGCCAGGGTGACCGGAGCGCCGAGCAGCAGCAGGATCGGCGACAGCATGCTGATCACCATGTGCTGGACCATGTGCACGCTGAACATGACCATGCCGTAGTCGTTCAGCTTGGTGCACATCACCAGCGCGATGCTCAGCACACCTGCGGTGAAGAAGACCGTCCGGCCCACCGGCCAGGCGTCGCCGCGCCGGCGCAGCCGTGCCACCCCCCAGCCGTAGAGCGCGAGCCCCACGAGACAGCCGGCCAGGAAGAACGGATCCGAGGAGAACTCCAGCCCCCTGCCCAGCGTGAACGGCGGCAGGTCCATCGGCATCCCGTGCTCGCCGTGCCCGCTGTGATCCATCTGCCTACTCCTGGAGCGTCCTGTTTCGCGCGTGTTGTCCGGACAAGACTAGAACCGCCCCCGGTCGCAGCTGCGACCGGGGGCGGTTCCTCGCTCGGGAGGCCTCTCAGAGGACCGTCTCGGCCTCTTCGTACCGGTCCTGCGGGACGGTTTTCAGCGTCTCCACCGCCTGCGCCAGCGGCACCATCGTGATGTCCGTTCCGCGCAGCGCGGTCATCATGCCGAACTCGCCGCGGTGCGCCGCCTCCACGGCGTGCCAGCCGAACCGGGTGGCGAGGACGCGGTCGTACGCGGTCGGTGTACCGCCGCGCTGGACGTGGCCGAGGATCACCGGCCGGGCCTCCTTGCCGAGCCGCTCCTCCAGCTCGACGGACAGCTGCCGGGCGACTCCGGCGAAGCGCTCGTGGCCGTACACGTCCTTGCCGCCCTCGTCGAAGTCCATGGAACCCTCGCGCGGCTTGGCGCCCTCGGCGACCACGACGATCGCGAACCGCTTGCCGGCCTCGAACCGGGCACCGACCCGCTTGGTCAGTTCCTCGATGTCGAAGGGACGCTCGGGGACGACGATGGCGTGCGCACCGGCCGCCATGCCGGAGTGCAGGGCGATCCAGCCGGTGTGTCGGCCCATGACCTCGACGATCAGCACCCGCTGGTGGGACTCGGCGGTGGTCTTCAGCCGGTCGAGGGCCTCGGTCGCGACCCCGACGGCGGTGTCGAAGCCGAAGGTGACGTCGGTCGACGCGATGTCGTTGTCGATGGTCTTCGGCACACCGACGATCGGCAGACCGGCCTGGGCCAGCAGGTTCGCCGCCTTCAGCGTGCCCTCGCCACCGATCGGGATGATCGCGTCGAGGCCCAGTTCGGCGACGTGCCCCTTGGCCCGCTCGACGCCGTCGACGAGATGAGCGGGCTGTACCCGCGAGGACCCGAGGATCGTGCCGCCGCGGGCGAGGATGCCGGCGACGGCGTCGAGGTCGAGCTTGCGGTAGTCGGCCTCCAGCAGGCCTTTCCAGCCGTCGTGGAAGCCGATCACCTCGTCACCGTGGTCGACGACGGCGCGGTGCACGACAGAGCGGATGACCGCGTTGAGCCCGGGGCAGTCGCCGCCGGAGGTGAGGACACCAATGCGCATAGCCCGAAAACCTTTACAACGTGGGCCGACTCCCGGACCACGTCGTCCGGTTGGATCCCTGCCACCCTACCGGCGCAAGGTGGCGGGTGCCGAACCGGACGTCCGCACAGTGGACACCGTGTCCTCGTACGATTCGGGCTGCCGTGCGAACGGCGCTCGAGCGGCCCGTCAGGCGGGCTGGGTGGCGGCGGCGATGCGCTCCGCGCGCAGTGCCTCGTACCACCGGTCGTCGGTGGGCGGCAGCGCGTTCACGTCGAGCGCGAGCTTCAGCAGCAGATCCGCGATCTGCGGATTGCGGGCCATCACCGGACCGTGCATGTACGTGCCGAACACGGTGTCGTTGTACGCGCCCTCGGTGCCGTCCCCGGTGCCGTTCCCCCTGCCGAGGACGGTCCGGGCGAACGGCCGGGCCGTCGGCCCGAGATGCGTGATGCCCTGGTGGTTCTCGAAGCCCGTGAGCTGCGGCAGACCCAGCCGCGGGTCGATGTCCGCCAGCACGTCGCCGACGCACCGCTCGCCCTCGCCGCGGGTGGAGACCACGTCGAGCAGGCCGAGGCCGGGCTCCCGCTCGCCCAGGTCGTTGACGAACTCGTGGCCGAGGATCTGGTAGCCGGCGCAGACCGAGAAGATGATCGCACCGTTGGCGGCGGCCCGGGAGAGCCCGGCGTCGCGGCGCAGCCGTTCGGCCGCGAGGCGCTGCGGCCGGTCCTCGCCGCCGCCGATCAGATAGATGTCGCCGGACGTCGGCACCGGCTGGTCGCTGCGGACGTCGACGCGGGTGACGCCCAGGC
The genomic region above belongs to Streptomyces marianii and contains:
- a CDS encoding cytochrome c oxidase assembly protein, translated to MDHSGHGEHGMPMDLPPFTLGRGLEFSSDPFFLAGCLVGLALYGWGVARLRRRGDAWPVGRTVFFTAGVLSIALVMCTKLNDYGMVMFSVHMVQHMVISMLSPILLLLGAPVTLALRALPPAGRGRKGPRELLLALLHSRYMKIVTHPAFTIPMFIASLYGLYFTPLFDFLMGSRAGHIAMMVHFLAVGLIFFWPIMGVDPGPHRPGYVMRMLELFAGMPFHAFFGIALMMASEPMVRAYADPPASLGISALSDQNAAGGIAWAFSEIPSVLVLIALVFQWYRSEQRQAVRKDRAADRDGDKELEAYNAYLASLQARSR
- a CDS encoding type 1 glutamine amidotransferase, with product MSDSSLRLVWVYPDLLSTYGDQGNALVVERRARQRGLGVTRVDVRSDQPVPTSGDIYLIGGGEDRPQRLAAERLRRDAGLSRAAANGAIIFSVCAGYQILGHEFVNDLGEREPGLGLLDVVSTRGEGERCVGDVLADIDPRLGLPQLTGFENHQGITHLGPTARPFARTVLGRGNGTGDGTEGAYNDTVFGTYMHGPVMARNPQIADLLLKLALDVNALPPTDDRWYEALRAERIAAATQPA
- a CDS encoding 6-phosphofructokinase; the encoded protein is MRIGVLTSGGDCPGLNAVIRSVVHRAVVDHGDEVIGFHDGWKGLLEADYRKLDLDAVAGILARGGTILGSSRVQPAHLVDGVERAKGHVAELGLDAIIPIGGEGTLKAANLLAQAGLPIVGVPKTIDNDIASTDVTFGFDTAVGVATEALDRLKTTAESHQRVLIVEVMGRHTGWIALHSGMAAGAHAIVVPERPFDIEELTKRVGARFEAGKRFAIVVVAEGAKPREGSMDFDEGGKDVYGHERFAGVARQLSVELEERLGKEARPVILGHVQRGGTPTAYDRVLATRFGWHAVEAAHRGEFGMMTALRGTDITMVPLAQAVETLKTVPQDRYEEAETVL